From Virgibacillus natechei, the proteins below share one genomic window:
- a CDS encoding transporter substrate-binding domain-containing protein has translation MNKLKSLLILSVIITVLSACGNADETDTSNSEVASTDEVWEEVQEAGEIVVGTAGTLFPASFYDGEEGNQNHLTGYDVEVAREIGDRLDLEVNFEIMNFDAMLSAVDTGRVDVILAGPREGSEDSFGFSEPVKYSYSTMVVRSDDHSGIETLEDLEGKDAGGAATTVYSDIARKFNAEVVTYGNAPNEAYLRDVHNGRTDLVINDYYLQRLGISEFPDLDIELHPDLKFHPTTNNVVMDKEADVFMENVNEAINDMKEDGTLSELSGEFFHGDDVSQEPEEDIIEIEGIE, from the coding sequence TTGAATAAATTAAAGTCATTATTGATTTTATCTGTAATAATAACTGTTTTAAGTGCATGTGGTAATGCAGATGAAACGGATACAAGTAATAGTGAAGTTGCTAGTACAGATGAGGTTTGGGAAGAAGTACAGGAGGCGGGGGAGATTGTTGTAGGAACTGCTGGTACGTTATTTCCGGCATCTTTCTATGATGGTGAAGAGGGAAACCAAAATCATTTAACAGGTTATGATGTAGAAGTAGCTCGTGAGATTGGCGACCGTTTAGATTTAGAGGTAAATTTTGAAATTATGAATTTTGATGCGATGTTGTCGGCTGTGGACACTGGCAGAGTTGACGTTATTTTGGCGGGACCTAGAGAAGGAAGTGAAGATTCGTTCGGGTTTAGTGAGCCTGTGAAATACTCCTATTCAACGATGGTAGTTAGATCAGATGATCATTCAGGAATAGAGACGCTTGAGGACTTAGAAGGAAAAGATGCTGGTGGTGCAGCAACTACCGTTTATAGTGATATTGCCAGAAAGTTTAATGCAGAAGTGGTTACATATGGTAATGCTCCAAATGAAGCATACTTGCGTGATGTGCATAATGGACGAACAGACTTAGTTATCAACGATTATTATTTACAACGATTAGGTATTAGTGAATTTCCAGACTTAGATATTGAACTACATCCAGACTTGAAATTTCACCCAACAACAAATAATGTTGTAATGGATAAAGAGGCTGATGTGTTTATGGAAAATGTAAATGAAGCAATTAATGATATGAAAGAAGATGGAACGTTATCCGAATTATCAGGTGAATTTTTCCATGGTGATGATGTTTCCCAGGAACCAGAAGAGGATATAATTGAAATTGAGGGCATTGAATAG
- a CDS encoding glutaminase: MVQGATNWNTELTQEWLQEYVDDWVSFYRKRTADGEVASYIPILEEANRDHLGISIVGNNGMTVRSGDADIPFTIQSISKVLTFVVACMERGLSYILDRVDVEPTGGSFNSIMHLEISRVEKPFNPFVNAGAITVTSMLEGKTSDQKLEPFYELLEKMLDYRPALNVDVYESERDSSMRNRAIGYYLLETGFLESDLNVTLETYFKQCSVEITIDDLARIGMIIANDGENPANQEEIIPRQVARLAKALMLTCGMYDASGKFAAYVGVPAKSGVSGGIIALSPSRARDETLPFMSGCGIGVYGPALDDKGNSIAGIRLLRHIANQWDLSVF; this comes from the coding sequence ATGGTACAAGGAGCGACAAATTGGAATACGGAGTTAACGCAGGAATGGTTACAAGAGTATGTGGATGATTGGGTTTCTTTCTATAGAAAGCGTACAGCCGATGGGGAAGTGGCATCCTATATACCCATTTTAGAAGAGGCGAATCGAGATCATTTAGGAATTTCAATTGTTGGAAATAATGGTATGACCGTTCGCTCTGGTGATGCTGATATACCATTTACCATACAAAGTATTTCTAAAGTGCTGACTTTTGTAGTTGCATGCATGGAACGTGGACTATCTTATATACTTGATCGTGTAGATGTGGAGCCGACAGGCGGTTCTTTTAACTCGATTATGCACCTGGAAATAAGTAGAGTAGAAAAACCATTTAATCCTTTCGTTAATGCAGGTGCAATTACAGTTACATCCATGCTTGAAGGCAAAACCTCTGATCAAAAATTGGAGCCTTTTTATGAATTACTGGAAAAAATGCTTGATTATCGCCCAGCCTTAAATGTGGATGTATATGAGTCAGAAAGAGATTCTTCTATGCGAAATCGGGCAATAGGCTATTATTTATTGGAAACTGGATTTCTGGAATCGGATCTTAATGTCACATTAGAGACATACTTTAAGCAATGTTCCGTTGAAATAACGATAGATGATTTAGCCAGAATTGGTATGATTATTGCTAATGATGGCGAAAATCCTGCTAATCAAGAGGAAATCATACCACGCCAAGTAGCTAGACTTGCAAAGGCGTTAATGCTGACGTGTGGCATGTATGACGCTTCTGGGAAATTTGCTGCCTATGTAGGTGTACCTGCAAAAAGTGGCGTTTCCGGTGGGATTATTGCGTTATCGCCATCAAGAGCTCGTGATGAAACATTACCGTTTATGAGTGGATGTGGTATTGGTGTTTATGGTCCGGCTTTGGACGATAAAGGAAATAGCATAGCAGGTATTCGGTTATTAAGACATATTGCTAACCAGTGGGACCTTAGTGTGTTTTAG
- a CDS encoding OsmC family protein — protein MQFYLKENGMRTDLEYGELCISGNEDYGFRPFQLMVASIAGCSASVFRKILAKQRTEVQDLTIDADVVRNPEEANRIEEIKLRYVIKGYNLDPEKLYKNLEIARKNCSMVRSVENSIKIEENIDTIELSR, from the coding sequence ATGCAATTTTATTTGAAAGAAAATGGAATGCGAACAGATTTAGAATATGGTGAGTTATGTATATCTGGGAATGAGGATTATGGATTTAGACCATTCCAATTAATGGTAGCTTCTATTGCTGGTTGTAGTGCTTCCGTATTTCGAAAAATTTTGGCTAAGCAGCGTACGGAGGTGCAAGACCTTACCATTGATGCAGATGTAGTTAGAAATCCAGAGGAAGCAAACCGAATCGAGGAAATAAAATTACGTTATGTGATCAAAGGTTATAACCTAGATCCGGAAAAGCTCTATAAAAACTTAGAAATTGCAAGGAAAAACTGCTCAATGGTTCGTTCTGTTGAGAATAGCATTAAAATAGAGGAAAATATTGATACCATTGAATTAAGCCGCTAA
- a CDS encoding YihY/virulence factor BrkB family protein, translating to MKQVIDFVKQVYQKVMNDDIMGLAAQLSYFFLLSLFPLLIFLLTLVGYLPIEEQRVLGLIADYAPAQIMDLINTNISELLNQQHGGLLSIGIIGTLWSASNAIKALTKAFNKGYEVVEDRSFIVSRLIAIAMTIGMVLVLCIALLLPVFGRVIGEYIFSFFGLSEGFITVWEGLRWLVSSIIFYIVFLTLYKIAPNVRIYFRNAIWGALFATISWQVVSLGFSFYVNNMGNFSATYGSLGAFIVLMIWLYISGIVIMTGGVINAVIKENKQK from the coding sequence ATGAAGCAGGTAATAGACTTTGTGAAGCAAGTATATCAAAAGGTTATGAATGATGATATTATGGGCTTAGCAGCGCAGTTGTCTTACTTTTTCTTACTATCACTTTTCCCGCTTTTAATATTTTTATTAACATTAGTTGGTTACTTGCCAATTGAAGAACAACGGGTATTAGGGTTGATTGCAGATTACGCACCAGCGCAAATAATGGATCTAATAAATACAAATATTAGTGAACTTCTCAATCAACAACATGGAGGACTATTATCAATTGGGATTATAGGTACACTTTGGTCTGCATCGAATGCGATTAAAGCACTTACGAAAGCGTTTAACAAAGGTTACGAGGTCGTAGAGGACCGATCGTTTATTGTTTCCAGGTTAATCGCTATTGCAATGACTATTGGAATGGTACTTGTTCTCTGTATAGCGCTCTTACTACCTGTATTTGGACGTGTGATTGGAGAGTATATATTTTCCTTTTTTGGTCTTTCTGAAGGTTTTATAACTGTTTGGGAAGGCTTGCGCTGGCTTGTTTCATCCATTATATTTTACATTGTATTTCTCACATTGTATAAAATAGCACCAAATGTGCGAATTTACTTTAGAAATGCGATCTGGGGCGCGCTGTTTGCTACAATCAGTTGGCAGGTGGTATCCCTCGGCTTTTCATTTTATGTCAATAATATGGGGAATTTCTCTGCAACCTATGGAAGCTTAGGTGCTTTTATCGTTCTTATGATATGGCTCTACATTTCGGGGATCGTTATCATGACCGGTGGTGTGATCAACGCAGTTATAAAGGAAAATAAACAAAAATAG
- a CDS encoding amino acid ABC transporter permease, translating to MDFNGFDFGGLFDIELAIESLPFILEGLPMTLLIAIIGMAIGLVLGLLLALARGSKRGVLRWPARIYISFMRGTPMLVFLFILYFGLPVVGIELTAIVAASLGFGLNSAAYIAEIDRSSLNSIDIGQWESARALNISYWPTLRKIILPQATRIAIPPLTNVFMDIVKATSLAAVITVPELFQKTQIVAGREFDAMTMYVLVAFIYWPVCILIGFMQDKLEAKYSRFL from the coding sequence ATGGACTTTAATGGTTTTGATTTCGGTGGATTATTTGATATAGAACTGGCGATAGAAAGTTTACCTTTTATTCTTGAAGGATTGCCTATGACGCTTCTAATTGCGATAATTGGTATGGCAATCGGACTTGTATTAGGATTATTATTAGCGTTAGCGCGCGGCTCGAAACGGGGTGTGCTGCGCTGGCCAGCTCGTATCTATATATCATTTATGCGTGGAACACCAATGCTCGTGTTTTTGTTCATATTATATTTTGGTCTCCCGGTAGTTGGGATAGAGCTCACAGCAATAGTGGCGGCTTCTCTTGGATTTGGATTAAACAGTGCGGCATATATTGCTGAAATAGATCGTTCTTCATTAAACAGTATTGATATTGGACAATGGGAATCAGCGAGAGCTTTGAATATAAGTTACTGGCCAACATTAAGAAAGATCATATTACCACAAGCGACTAGAATTGCAATTCCTCCACTAACCAATGTGTTCATGGATATCGTTAAAGCAACGTCACTAGCAGCGGTTATCACGGTCCCAGAACTTTTTCAAAAGACACAGATTGTTGCTGGAAGAGAATTCGATGCAATGACCATGTACGTCTTAGTGGCATTCATTTATTGGCCGGTTTGTATATTGATAGGCTTCATGCAGGATAAACTGGAAGCAAAATATAGTCGATTTTTATAA
- a CDS encoding Na+/H+ antiporter family protein — protein MGWVVVISVLVMTVLSLLRVNVIIAIIAAALTAGVMAGLGVVESIEMLVSGMGGQANTALSYILLGAFAVAISYTGITTILVNYLIRVLTGKKTMMLLVIAGVASLSQNLVPVHIAFIPILIPPLLKLFDEMRMDRRATAAALTFGLKAPYVMIPAGFGLIFHNTIVDGMEQNGVQVTVGESALSMLIPGLGMVIGLLIAIFITYRKDRDAIPGAGGAESTIMEPENKNVTFNRSHLFTLIAIGAALTVQLITDNLIAGALTGLVLMFAFIAVPFKNGDKVVSDGISMMGTIAFVMLVASGYGEILTETGAVNALVEVSSGFLGDNQPLIAIILLLVGLIVTMGIGSSFGTIPILAALYVPICVAAGFSPMATATLIGTAGALGDAGSPASDSTLGSTAGLNADGKHHHIWDTVVPTFIHFNIPLILFGWIAAIIL, from the coding sequence ATGGGATGGGTCGTCGTTATTTCGGTATTGGTTATGACAGTGCTTAGTTTGTTACGTGTTAATGTTATTATCGCAATAATTGCTGCAGCACTGACTGCTGGTGTAATGGCAGGACTTGGTGTAGTAGAGTCAATTGAAATGCTGGTAAGTGGAATGGGAGGACAGGCCAACACCGCGTTAAGTTATATCTTGCTTGGTGCATTTGCCGTAGCTATCAGTTACACGGGAATAACTACTATTTTAGTAAACTATCTTATTCGAGTATTAACAGGGAAGAAAACAATGATGCTATTGGTAATAGCAGGTGTTGCCTCTTTATCACAGAATTTAGTCCCCGTGCATATCGCATTTATACCAATTTTAATTCCACCATTATTAAAGCTATTTGATGAAATGCGCATGGATCGTCGCGCAACTGCAGCTGCATTGACATTCGGTTTAAAAGCGCCATATGTCATGATTCCAGCCGGTTTTGGACTTATTTTTCATAATACGATCGTGGATGGGATGGAACAAAATGGAGTGCAGGTTACAGTGGGAGAATCCGCATTATCAATGTTAATACCTGGATTAGGTATGGTGATCGGTTTGCTGATTGCAATATTTATAACATATCGCAAAGACAGAGATGCTATACCTGGGGCGGGTGGAGCAGAAAGTACAATAATGGAGCCTGAAAATAAGAATGTGACATTTAATAGAAGTCATTTGTTTACACTAATTGCCATTGGCGCAGCATTAACTGTACAACTTATTACGGACAACTTAATAGCTGGAGCATTGACTGGATTGGTATTGATGTTTGCGTTCATTGCCGTACCATTTAAGAATGGGGATAAAGTAGTCTCTGATGGTATTAGTATGATGGGAACAATCGCATTTGTTATGTTAGTTGCTTCAGGGTATGGAGAAATTTTAACAGAAACAGGAGCAGTGAATGCATTAGTTGAAGTATCTTCCGGATTTTTAGGTGATAATCAACCATTGATTGCAATTATCTTATTACTTGTTGGGTTAATTGTAACAATGGGAATAGGTTCATCTTTTGGGACAATACCGATACTGGCGGCACTATATGTTCCAATTTGTGTAGCAGCTGGCTTTTCGCCAATGGCTACAGCAACATTAATCGGAACAGCTGGCGCACTTGGTGACGCAGGTTCACCAGCTTCAGACAGTACACTCGGATCTACAGCAGGATTAAACGCAGATGGAAAGCACCATCATATTTGGGACACAGTTGTACCAACATTTATCCACTTTAATATTCCGTTAATTCTATTCGGTTGGATAGCTGCAATTATATTATAA
- the pdaA gene encoding delta-lactam-biosynthetic de-N-acetylase, producing MRKYIVVTPIIAFLTFFMVLMQPADSGAYGWGFKKNTDHQIPDIGEYKEILKEYGAYYVDDSGEKNIYLTFDNGYEAGYTDEILDVLKQEDVPATFFVTGHYVDSEPDLIARMVDEGHIIGNHSYHHPDFTIISEESMQEELETLEEAVANVSEQKDIKYLRPPKGVFNERTLNWANELGYIHVFWSLAFVDWEEQKGWEYAYDQLMNQIHPGAIMLLHTVSSDNAESLEHIIVELKEQGYTFKSLDDFVLKDKMPEGIHGF from the coding sequence ATGCGAAAATATATTGTAGTGACACCAATTATTGCTTTTCTTACCTTTTTCATGGTTCTTATGCAACCTGCAGACTCCGGTGCTTATGGTTGGGGATTTAAAAAAAATACAGACCATCAAATACCAGATATCGGAGAATACAAGGAAATACTTAAGGAATATGGGGCGTATTATGTTGACGATTCAGGAGAAAAGAATATTTACTTAACATTTGATAATGGCTATGAGGCGGGTTATACAGACGAAATATTGGATGTACTAAAACAGGAAGATGTACCAGCAACTTTTTTTGTGACCGGGCATTATGTAGATAGTGAACCGGATCTTATAGCCAGAATGGTAGATGAGGGCCATATAATTGGAAACCACTCCTATCATCATCCAGACTTCACTATAATCTCTGAAGAATCGATGCAAGAAGAGCTTGAAACACTGGAAGAGGCGGTAGCAAATGTTTCCGAACAAAAAGATATAAAATACCTGAGGCCGCCCAAAGGGGTCTTTAACGAACGAACCTTGAATTGGGCGAATGAGTTAGGATATATTCATGTTTTTTGGTCGTTAGCTTTTGTGGATTGGGAGGAGCAAAAGGGTTGGGAATATGCATATGACCAGCTAATGAATCAAATTCACCCTGGAGCTATTATGCTTCTTCATACCGTTTCTTCTGATAACGCAGAATCACTGGAGCACATCATTGTAGAATTGAAAGAACAGGGATATACCTTTAAAAGCCTGGATGATTTCGTTCTGAAAGATAAGATGCCAGAGGGAATACATGGGTTCTAG
- a CDS encoding SOS response-associated peptidase gives MCGRYTLLADELEILQEFGLEKNIKSYQPSFNIAPGQNVLAIIHDGKEKRAGYLRWGLVPSWAKDEKIGYKMINARSETAHKKPSFKKLMARKRCLITADSFYEWEKTDEGKQPKRIQLPDRQVFAFAGLWDKWVQEDKVIFTCTILTKEANEFMQGIHHRMPIILPKNKQDEWIKPEQQSPDQAYDFLQTIKDDPLTAYNVNRYVNAAKNDDAACIEPMM, from the coding sequence ATGTGTGGTCGGTATACATTGCTTGCAGATGAGCTTGAGATTTTACAGGAATTTGGGTTAGAGAAGAATATTAAATCATACCAACCGAGCTTTAATATTGCACCAGGCCAAAATGTACTCGCAATCATTCATGATGGCAAAGAAAAACGAGCTGGCTACCTGCGATGGGGGCTTGTACCTTCATGGGCAAAGGATGAGAAGATCGGTTATAAGATGATTAATGCAAGAAGTGAAACAGCTCATAAAAAACCAAGCTTTAAAAAATTAATGGCCAGAAAAAGATGTTTGATTACTGCAGATAGTTTCTATGAATGGGAGAAAACAGATGAAGGAAAACAGCCAAAACGGATTCAATTGCCAGATAGACAAGTATTTGCGTTCGCAGGTCTTTGGGATAAATGGGTGCAAGAAGATAAGGTAATTTTCACATGCACGATTTTAACAAAAGAAGCTAATGAATTTATGCAGGGAATTCACCACCGAATGCCCATTATTTTACCGAAAAATAAACAAGATGAATGGATTAAACCAGAACAACAGTCGCCAGATCAGGCATATGACTTTTTACAAACGATCAAAGATGATCCATTAACAGCTTATAATGTGAACCGTTACGTAAATGCTGCAAAAAATGATGATGCAGCATGTATAGAACCAATGATGTAA
- a CDS encoding low molecular weight protein-tyrosine-phosphatase codes for MIRVLFVCLGNICRSPMAEAVFRDLVEKENLAGKIEVDSSGTGDWHIGAAPHKGTRELLDKQQVPHEGLSARQFHDSDWDDFDYIIAMDDKNISDLKKVYQKNEGFAVRKLMDFVEESEVGNIPDPYFTGDFDHTYELVSKGCKNLFTYIKEKHTI; via the coding sequence ATGATTCGTGTATTATTTGTTTGTTTAGGTAATATTTGCCGTTCACCAATGGCAGAGGCTGTATTTCGTGATTTAGTGGAAAAAGAAAATCTAGCTGGTAAAATAGAAGTAGATTCAAGTGGAACTGGTGATTGGCATATTGGCGCTGCTCCACATAAAGGAACAAGGGAACTATTGGATAAACAGCAAGTTCCGCATGAGGGTTTGTCAGCCAGACAATTTCATGATAGTGACTGGGATGATTTTGATTATATTATCGCAATGGATGATAAAAATATAAGTGATCTCAAAAAAGTTTATCAAAAAAATGAAGGGTTTGCCGTTAGAAAACTAATGGATTTCGTTGAAGAGTCAGAAGTTGGTAACATACCGGATCCGTACTTTACAGGAGACTTTGACCATACGTATGAATTGGTTTCAAAAGGTTGTAAGAATTTATTTACTTATATAAAAGAAAAGCATACTATCTGA
- a CDS encoding YtxH domain-containing protein, which produces MGKRKLFIGIITGAAIGGFAALLDRETRNYTKNKINSMKRSTGNIVNNPSEAVHNVRIALDKFNENFPSGATSVMNALEQVENTLDKTRK; this is translated from the coding sequence ATGGGTAAACGTAAATTATTTATAGGAATTATAACAGGAGCTGCTATTGGAGGGTTCGCTGCACTACTCGATAGAGAAACAAGGAATTATACGAAAAACAAAATCAATTCAATGAAGCGGAGTACTGGAAATATTGTAAACAATCCATCTGAAGCGGTTCATAATGTACGAATTGCGTTAGACAAATTCAATGAGAACTTTCCGAGCGGAGCAACGAGTGTGATGAATGCATTGGAGCAAGTTGAAAATACATTGGACAAGACAAGAAAATAA
- a CDS encoding YfkD famly protein, with amino-acid sequence MKYKRSYVIVLIVFVYAFLSPLTVLGEEEEEEKGGEFEPPNHVLTISKENTFPNSSEDQEVIEPSELTQELIDEMDIPIENPDLIKMLNETSLNPSPISFGYRGEVYLGRWALNYESLETTVNWEYQDINKNELNNLGGENDQEMNYVQQEDKEVKGALTNKITDPEEVKKMMLLTTEAKTELPLTYETVIGKNTKKNNSYNVPVEKYAELNAHAPAVSEKGEVTFGEVYIELKGSNKSIVIKNVTNQGIGAWIPVEDHISFSFQLE; translated from the coding sequence ATGAAATATAAAAGAAGTTATGTCATCGTATTAATTGTTTTCGTTTATGCTTTCTTATCACCGCTAACTGTATTGGGTGAAGAGGAAGAAGAAGAAAAAGGGGGCGAATTTGAGCCACCTAATCATGTTCTTACGATTTCAAAAGAAAATACGTTTCCTAATTCAAGTGAAGATCAAGAGGTCATTGAGCCTAGTGAATTAACACAGGAATTAATAGATGAAATGGACATCCCGATTGAAAATCCAGATTTAATAAAAATGCTTAATGAAACATCCTTGAATCCATCTCCCATTTCGTTTGGATATCGGGGAGAAGTTTATTTAGGGCGGTGGGCATTAAATTACGAATCATTAGAAACAACTGTGAACTGGGAATATCAGGATATAAATAAGAATGAACTTAATAATCTTGGTGGAGAAAATGATCAGGAAATGAATTATGTGCAGCAAGAGGATAAAGAAGTAAAAGGAGCATTAACAAACAAAATTACCGATCCTGAGGAAGTTAAAAAAATGATGCTGTTAACGACAGAAGCTAAGACAGAATTACCACTTACCTATGAGACAGTAATAGGGAAAAACACGAAAAAGAACAATTCATATAATGTTCCTGTAGAAAAATATGCTGAATTAAATGCACATGCTCCAGCTGTAAGCGAAAAAGGAGAAGTAACTTTTGGCGAGGTCTATATTGAATTAAAAGGGTCAAATAAATCTATTGTCATTAAGAATGTGACGAACCAGGGAATTGGAGCATGGATCCCAGTTGAGGATCATATATCATTCTCCTTTCAGCTTGAATAA
- a CDS encoding transporter substrate-binding domain-containing protein: MKRLHLLFILLIAIVVLSACGDSNEEDADSDETDDEKWEEIQNEGELVVGTSGTLIGGSYYDGEEESEDQLTGYEVETMREIAERLDLDISFEIIGVDNVMAAIDSGRIDISAATITDKREEDFNFSDPHKYSYVTMAVREDDNSGIDSLEDLEGKAAGGGATTIYSQIAEQYGAEVVTYGNAPNEAYLRDVHNGRTDVVINDYFLTKFGVAGFPDFDIHLHPDLKFHPTETGVIMPKDADVLKEEINSVLDEMREDGTLSELAIQFYEEDASQVPEGEIEEVEGLEL; encoded by the coding sequence TTGAAAAGGCTTCATTTATTATTTATTTTACTAATAGCTATCGTGGTTTTAAGTGCATGTGGTGATTCAAATGAAGAGGACGCGGATAGTGATGAGACAGATGATGAAAAATGGGAAGAAATTCAGAATGAAGGTGAACTTGTTGTTGGAACTTCCGGAACGTTAATTGGTGGTTCTTATTATGACGGAGAAGAGGAAAGTGAAGATCAATTAACCGGTTATGAAGTTGAAACAATGAGGGAAATAGCTGAACGTCTTGACTTGGATATATCATTTGAAATCATTGGTGTTGATAATGTGATGGCGGCTATAGATAGTGGTCGGATTGACATATCAGCAGCCACTATTACAGATAAAAGGGAAGAAGATTTTAATTTTAGTGATCCGCACAAATATTCATATGTAACAATGGCTGTTCGAGAAGATGATAATTCCGGAATTGACTCTTTGGAAGATTTAGAAGGAAAAGCTGCTGGCGGTGGGGCAACTACAATATATAGTCAAATCGCTGAACAGTACGGGGCAGAAGTAGTTACTTATGGAAATGCGCCGAATGAAGCTTACTTACGTGATGTGCATAATGGTCGAACGGACGTCGTAATAAATGATTACTTTTTAACCAAATTTGGAGTAGCAGGCTTTCCAGATTTTGATATACATCTACATCCAGATTTAAAATTCCATCCAACGGAAACGGGTGTTATCATGCCAAAAGATGCAGATGTACTTAAGGAAGAAATTAACAGTGTATTAGATGAAATGCGAGAAGATGGAACCTTATCTGAGCTTGCCATACAATTTTATGAGGAAGATGCCTCACAAGTCCCAGAAGGTGAAATTGAAGAGGTAGAAGGATTAGAGCTGTAG